A genome region from Nocardiopsis exhalans includes the following:
- a CDS encoding NADH-quinone oxidoreductase subunit G: MTVTSNTSGGSSPAPPPEDLITVTIDGFQIRVPKGTLLIRAAELLGIQIPRFCDHPLLDPVGACRQCLVEIPDMGNGRGMPKPQASCTITVMEGMVVNTHLTSEVAERAQRGIMEFLLINHPLDCPVCDKGGECPLQNQAMSTGQGESEFIDVKRTFPKPIALSTGVLLDRERCIQCARCTRFAAQIAGDPLIELMERGAQEQVGIAEGEAFNSYFSGNTVQICPVGALTGSAYRFRSRPFDLVSTPSVCEHCAGGCAQRTDHRRGKVTRRLAGDDPQVNEEWNCDKGRWAFTYATQSDRLSRPLVRDEDSRALEFASWPEAISTAAQGLAAARGNVGVLVGGRLTYEDAYAYAKFARVALATNDVDARAREHSKEEADFLAARVAGTPVDVDYTALEKAPAVLLAGFEPEDESPLVFLRLRKGARKRRLKVYSVASHASLGLTKAKGTLVRTVPGDEGRVLNALDSEHPEVVEAIGQEGAVILVGERLAAVPGALTAAVALAERTGARLAWVPRRAGERGAIDAGALPGLLPGGRPVADASARAEVARAWNVGSLPEAPGRDTDAIIAAAAAGELDALVIAGVELDDLPDPEAARAALAKVPFIVSLELRASDVTDRADVVFPVAAVAEKSGTFVNWEGRHRPFGDALKVPGALSDLRVLAAIADEMDVHLGLPDSASAYGELLELGMWLGERPAGPSVRPVPLPEPAPGQALLSTWRQLLGTGRMEDGEPYLAGTARQPRAYLSKATADEVGVPDGGSLRVTGERGSVTVPVVVTDIADRVVWLPANAHGCDIRRDLGGTAGQTVALAAPTTNGRQQ, translated from the coding sequence GTGACCGTCACCTCCAACACCTCGGGCGGGTCCTCGCCCGCCCCGCCCCCCGAGGACCTGATCACCGTCACCATCGACGGCTTCCAGATCCGGGTCCCCAAGGGCACCCTGCTGATCCGGGCCGCCGAGCTGCTCGGCATCCAGATCCCCCGGTTCTGCGACCACCCGCTGCTCGACCCGGTCGGGGCCTGCCGCCAGTGCCTGGTGGAGATCCCCGACATGGGCAACGGGCGCGGGATGCCCAAGCCGCAGGCCTCCTGCACCATCACCGTCATGGAGGGGATGGTGGTCAACACCCACCTCACCTCCGAGGTGGCGGAGAGGGCCCAGCGCGGGATCATGGAGTTCCTCCTGATCAACCACCCGCTGGACTGCCCGGTCTGCGACAAGGGCGGCGAGTGCCCCCTGCAGAACCAGGCCATGTCCACCGGGCAGGGGGAGTCCGAGTTCATCGACGTCAAGCGGACCTTCCCCAAGCCGATCGCGCTCTCCACCGGGGTGCTGCTGGACCGCGAACGCTGCATCCAGTGCGCCCGCTGCACCCGCTTCGCGGCGCAGATCGCCGGTGACCCGCTGATCGAGCTGATGGAGCGCGGCGCCCAGGAGCAGGTCGGTATCGCGGAGGGGGAGGCGTTCAACTCCTACTTCTCCGGCAACACCGTGCAGATCTGCCCGGTCGGCGCGCTCACCGGATCGGCCTACCGCTTCCGTTCGCGCCCCTTCGACCTGGTCTCCACGCCCAGCGTGTGCGAGCACTGCGCGGGCGGCTGCGCCCAGCGCACCGACCACCGCCGGGGCAAGGTCACCCGCCGCCTGGCCGGCGACGACCCGCAGGTGAACGAGGAGTGGAACTGCGACAAGGGCCGGTGGGCGTTCACCTACGCCACCCAGTCCGACCGCCTCTCCCGCCCGCTGGTGCGCGACGAGGACTCCCGGGCCCTGGAGTTCGCCTCCTGGCCCGAGGCGATCAGCACGGCCGCCCAGGGGCTGGCCGCCGCCCGCGGCAACGTGGGCGTGCTGGTCGGCGGGCGCCTCACCTACGAGGACGCCTACGCCTACGCCAAGTTCGCTCGCGTGGCCCTGGCCACCAACGACGTGGACGCCCGCGCCCGCGAGCACTCGAAGGAGGAGGCCGACTTCCTGGCCGCCCGTGTGGCCGGGACCCCGGTGGACGTGGACTACACGGCACTGGAGAAGGCCCCCGCCGTCCTATTGGCCGGGTTCGAACCCGAAGACGAGTCCCCCCTGGTGTTCCTGCGTCTGCGCAAGGGGGCGCGCAAACGGCGGCTGAAGGTCTACTCCGTCGCCTCGCACGCCAGCCTGGGCCTGACCAAGGCCAAGGGCACCCTGGTCCGCACGGTTCCCGGCGACGAGGGCCGCGTCCTCAACGCCCTGGACTCCGAGCACCCCGAGGTGGTCGAGGCCATCGGCCAGGAGGGCGCCGTCATCCTGGTCGGCGAGCGGCTCGCCGCCGTCCCCGGGGCGCTCACCGCCGCCGTGGCCCTGGCCGAACGCACCGGGGCCCGGCTGGCCTGGGTGCCGCGCCGCGCCGGTGAGCGGGGAGCGATCGACGCCGGGGCGCTGCCGGGCCTGCTGCCCGGAGGCCGTCCGGTCGCCGACGCCTCGGCCCGCGCCGAGGTGGCCCGCGCCTGGAACGTCGGCTCACTGCCGGAGGCCCCCGGCCGCGACACCGACGCGATCATCGCCGCGGCCGCCGCCGGTGAACTCGACGCCCTGGTCATCGCCGGGGTCGAGCTGGACGACCTGCCCGACCCCGAGGCCGCCCGCGCGGCCCTGGCGAAGGTGCCGTTCATCGTCAGCCTCGAACTGCGCGCCAGTGACGTCACCGACCGCGCCGACGTGGTGTTCCCGGTGGCCGCCGTGGCCGAGAAGTCCGGCACGTTCGTCAACTGGGAGGGCCGCCACCGGCCCTTCGGCGACGCGCTCAAGGTGCCCGGGGCCCTCTCGGACCTGCGGGTGCTGGCCGCGATCGCCGACGAGATGGACGTCCACCTGGGCCTGCCCGACTCCGCCAGCGCCTACGGGGAGCTGCTGGAGCTGGGCATGTGGCTGGGGGAGCGGCCCGCCGGACCCTCGGTCCGGCCAGTCCCGCTGCCCGAACCCGCCCCGGGGCAGGCGCTCCTGTCCACCTGGCGGCAGCTGCTCGGCACCGGCCGGATGGAGGACGGCGAGCCCTACCTCGCCGGTACCGCCCGCCAGCCGCGCGCCTACCTGTCCAAGGCCACGGCCGACGAGGTCGGGGTCCCCGACGGCGGTTCGCTCCGCGTCACGGGGGAGCGGGGCTCGGTGACCGTCCCCGTGGTCGTCACCGACATCGCCGACCGGGTCGTCTGGCTCCCGGCCAACGCCCACGGCTGCGACATCCGCCGTGACCTGGGCGGCACCGCCGGGCAGACGGTCGCCCTGGCCGCGCCCACCACCAACGGGAGGCAGCAGTGA
- the nuoH gene encoding NADH-quinone oxidoreductase subunit NuoH: protein MFGNDPWWITTIKALGIFAFLMVCVLMMIMADRKVMGRMQQRHGPNRMGPFGLLQSLFDGIKLSLKEDLIPRGVDRFVYIAAPIIAAVPAFIAFSVIPIGPEVNMFGVITPLQLTDLPIAALLVLATAALGVYGFVLGGWASQSPYALLGGLRASAQVISYEIAMGLSFVAVFIMAGTLTTSGIVAAQENLWFAVLLLPSFLIYLVTMVGETNRLPFDLAEGEGEIVGGFMTEYGSMKFTMFFLAEYVNMCTVAAVSVTLFLGGWYAPPGMTAIFPGANEGWWPALWWLLKFVAVMFLFIWARGSLPRVRYDQLMKLGWKVLIPIQLVWITGVAVVRMLVIDEAHPAIIAAVVAGFSVATIAAIAAWVRFVRRERAEEARQRAENARRAHREPSFGGFPVPPSTAAHYGSSVLAEPSRTASAATAERNQKKGEVTGA, encoded by the coding sequence ATGTTCGGGAACGACCCGTGGTGGATCACCACCATCAAGGCCCTGGGGATCTTCGCCTTCCTCATGGTCTGCGTGCTCATGATGATCATGGCCGACCGCAAGGTCATGGGCCGGATGCAGCAGCGCCACGGACCCAACCGGATGGGGCCCTTCGGCCTCCTCCAGTCCCTGTTCGACGGCATCAAGCTCTCCCTCAAGGAGGACCTGATCCCGCGCGGGGTGGACCGGTTCGTCTACATCGCCGCCCCGATCATCGCGGCCGTCCCCGCGTTCATCGCCTTCTCGGTCATCCCGATCGGGCCCGAGGTGAACATGTTCGGGGTCATCACCCCGCTGCAGCTCACCGACCTGCCGATCGCCGCCCTGCTGGTCCTGGCCACCGCCGCGCTCGGCGTCTACGGCTTCGTGCTCGGCGGCTGGGCCTCCCAGTCCCCGTACGCCCTGCTCGGCGGCCTGCGCGCCTCCGCCCAGGTGATCAGCTACGAGATCGCGATGGGTTTGTCGTTCGTCGCGGTCTTCATCATGGCGGGCACGCTCACCACCTCAGGCATCGTCGCCGCCCAGGAGAACCTGTGGTTCGCGGTGCTGCTCCTGCCCTCCTTCCTCATCTACCTCGTCACGATGGTCGGTGAGACCAACCGGCTCCCGTTCGACCTCGCCGAGGGTGAGGGCGAGATCGTCGGCGGCTTCATGACCGAGTACGGGTCCATGAAGTTCACGATGTTCTTCCTCGCGGAGTACGTGAACATGTGCACCGTCGCCGCGGTGTCCGTGACGCTCTTCCTCGGCGGCTGGTACGCCCCGCCCGGGATGACCGCGATCTTCCCCGGCGCCAACGAGGGCTGGTGGCCCGCCCTGTGGTGGCTGCTCAAGTTCGTGGCCGTCATGTTCCTGTTCATCTGGGCCCGCGGCAGCCTCCCGCGCGTCCGGTACGACCAGCTCATGAAGCTCGGCTGGAAGGTCCTCATCCCGATCCAGCTCGTGTGGATCACCGGTGTGGCCGTCGTCCGCATGCTCGTCATCGACGAGGCACACCCGGCGATCATCGCCGCCGTGGTCGCGGGCTTCTCCGTCGCCACGATCGCGGCCATCGCAGCCTGGGTCCGCTTCGTGCGCCGAGAGCGCGCGGAGGAGGCCCGACAGCGCGCCGAGAACGCGCGCCGCGCCCACCGGGAACCCTCCTTCGGCGGGTTCCCGGTGCCGCCGAGCACCGCCGCCCACTACGGCAGCAGCGTGCTCGCCGAACCGTCGCGGACGGCCTCGGCCGCCACCGCCGAACGCAACCAGAAGAAGGGGGAGGTTACCGGTGCTTGA
- the nuoI gene encoding NADH-quinone oxidoreductase subunit NuoI has translation MLEWLNPVKGFGVTFHTMFKKVPTVEYPEVKRPTAPRFHGRHQLNRWADGLEKCIGCELCAWACPADAIYVEAGDNTEDDRYSPGERYGRVYQINYLRCILCGLCVEACPTRALTMTNEYELADDSRQSLIWTKEQLLAPLREGMEQPPHPMRLGDSDLDYYATGRGEHGTQDRPENTEAAR, from the coding sequence GTGCTTGAGTGGCTCAACCCCGTCAAGGGTTTCGGTGTCACCTTCCACACGATGTTCAAGAAGGTGCCCACCGTCGAGTACCCGGAGGTCAAGCGCCCCACGGCGCCGCGCTTCCACGGACGGCACCAGCTGAACCGGTGGGCCGACGGCCTGGAGAAGTGCATCGGGTGCGAACTGTGCGCCTGGGCCTGCCCGGCCGACGCCATCTACGTGGAGGCGGGAGACAACACCGAGGACGACCGGTACTCGCCCGGCGAACGCTACGGGCGCGTCTACCAGATCAACTACCTGCGGTGCATCCTGTGCGGTCTGTGCGTCGAGGCCTGCCCGACCCGGGCCCTGACCATGACCAACGAGTACGAGCTGGCCGACGACAGCAGGCAGAGCCTGATCTGGACCAAGGAGCAGCTGCTCGCCCCGCTGCGCGAGGGCATGGAGCAGCCGCCGCACCCGATGCGGCTCGGCGACAGCGACCTGGACTACTACGCCACCGGGCGCGGTGAGCACGGGACGCAGGACCGTCCGGAGAACACGGAGGCGGCCCGTTGA